Proteins found in one Ostrinia nubilalis chromosome 27, ilOstNubi1.1, whole genome shotgun sequence genomic segment:
- the LOC135085007 gene encoding LIM and SH3 domain protein Lasp, whose amino-acid sequence MNKTCARCEKTVYPTEELKCLDKVWHKGCFKCQECGMTLNMRTYKGYGKLPYCEAHVPKAKPTTMAETPELKRIAENTKLQSNVKYHADFEKSKGKFTQVADDPETLRIKANTKIISNVAYHGDLEKKAQMEKQRTLNENGELVEVPSDNYHQQIENYATEMLPPTVPVPNLPPKNHYQTPTTQYQPPVQYQTQPPPPQYQQAPQYQQNAQYQQQTQRQNQYPDQYKKYEEYQYEYQNQYPQQYQNQNQYPQQYQNQNQYQYGAGGQPKIGRIQDYDPVSDGPRAPPNTQRASATLIYNSTSDGKRGAHQPQQQSSRHIGRVTDLDPLANEPAPPPANHQNTPPQSVYIAMYDYEATDSDEVSFREGDYISNVTSIDSGWMTGQVLRTGRTGMLPANYVERVAAPARYD is encoded by the exons GTTTGGCACAAAGGCTGTTTCAAATGTCAGGAGTGCGGCATGACACTCAACATGAGGACCTACAAGGGATACGGAAAACTACCTTATTGTGAAGC ACACGTGCCAAAAGCGAAGCCCACCACAATGGCGGAGACGCCGGAGCTGAAGCGGATAGCGGAGAACACCAAGCTGCAGAGCAACGTCAAGTACCACGCCGACTTCGAGAAGAGCAAGGGGAAGTTCACACAG GTCGCCGACGACCCAGAAACCCTTAGAATCAAGGCGAACACAAAGATCATCAGCAACGTGGCCTACCACGGAGATCTGGAGAAGAAGGCTCAGATGGAGAAGCAGAGGACGCTCAACGAGAATGGAGAACTAGTTG AAGTGCCAAGCGACAACTACCATCAGCAAATCGAGAACTACGCGACAGAAATGCTGCCTCCTACGGTACCAGTGCCGAATCTGCCTCCCAAGAACCACTACCAGACGCCCACTACTCAATACCAGCCCCCAGTACAATACCAGACTCAGCCACCACCGCCCCAATACCAGCAAGCGCCCCAATACCAGCAAAACGCTCAGTATCAGCAGCAGACTCAACGGCAGAACCAATATCCTGACCAGTACAAGAAGTACGAAGAATACCAGTACGAGTATCAGAATCAGTACCCTCAACAGTACCAGAATCAGAATCAGTACCCTCAGCAGTACCAGAATCAGAATCAGTATCAGTACGGGGCGGGCGGGCAGCCCAAGATTggcaggattcaggattacgatCCAGTCAGTGATGGGCCTAGGGCGCCGCCCAATACCCAAAGGGCGTCTGCTACCCTCATTTATAACAGCACTAGTGATGGAAAAAGAG GCGCGCACCAGCCGCAGCAGCAGTCGAGCCGCCATATTGGCCGCGTCACCGACCTGGACCCGCTGGCGAACGAaccagcgccgccgccggctaACCACCAAAACACGCCGCCACAG AGTGTTTACATCGCGATGTACGACTACGAAGCGACCGACAGTGACGAG GTGTCGTTCCGCGAAGGCGACTACATATCGAACGTGACGTCAATCGACTCGGGCTGGATGACGGGGCAGGTCCTCCGCACCGGCCGCACCGGCATGCTGCCTGCTAACTACGTGGAACGCGTTGCTGCGCCCGCCAG GTACGACTAA